The following coding sequences are from one Oryzisolibacter sp. LB2S window:
- a CDS encoding cobyric acid synthase has protein sequence MTNKTFPGPARCVMVLGTSSGAGKSWLATALCRHYANQGLKVAPFKAQNMSNNARVVATPAGGQGEIGSAQYFQALAARATPDVRMNPLLLKPEADTRSQVVLLGQVSESLSAMPWRGRSQQVWPQIAAALDALRAENDVVVIEGAGSPAEINLMQSDVVNMRVARHVQARCLLAADIDRGGAFAHLYGTWALLPEEDRALIAGFVLNKFRGDAALLAPAPEMLKEKTGVPVVATIPMQWNHGLPEEDGVFDARSTGQGAIHTRIAVVAYPRISNLDEFQPLKNLPGVHLAWARSPAELEGADWIILPGSKATAADLAWLRAQGLDAAIAQHAARGGRVLGVCGGLQMLGEALIDTQGVDGNGPGLGLLPLVTSFEATKTVRLTQARFGAAQGAWQALAGVAVQGYEIHHGQTAQHPAMAAKGDVARELIPGLAWQNQGGNVLGLYLHGMFEDAAVLRALFGAGAPTLDAALDGLAGCIARHFAPGVLDALAAH, from the coding sequence ATGACGAACAAGACATTCCCCGGCCCGGCGCGCTGCGTCATGGTGCTGGGCACGAGCAGCGGCGCGGGCAAGAGCTGGCTGGCCACGGCACTGTGCCGCCACTACGCCAACCAGGGTCTGAAGGTCGCGCCCTTCAAGGCGCAGAACATGAGCAACAACGCGCGCGTGGTGGCCACACCCGCGGGCGGGCAGGGCGAGATCGGCAGTGCCCAGTACTTCCAGGCCCTGGCCGCGCGCGCCACCCCCGATGTGCGCATGAACCCGCTCTTGCTCAAGCCCGAGGCCGACACCCGCAGCCAGGTGGTGCTGCTCGGGCAGGTCAGCGAGTCGCTGTCCGCCATGCCCTGGCGCGGCCGCAGCCAGCAGGTGTGGCCGCAGATTGCGGCGGCGCTCGACGCGCTGCGCGCCGAGAACGACGTGGTCGTCATCGAGGGCGCGGGCTCGCCGGCCGAGATCAACCTGATGCAGAGCGACGTGGTGAACATGCGCGTGGCGCGCCACGTCCAGGCGCGCTGTCTGCTCGCGGCCGACATCGACCGCGGCGGCGCCTTTGCCCATCTGTACGGCACCTGGGCGCTGCTGCCGGAGGAGGATCGCGCGCTGATCGCGGGCTTTGTGCTCAACAAGTTCCGTGGCGATGCGGCGCTGCTGGCCCCCGCGCCCGAGATGCTGAAGGAAAAGACGGGCGTGCCCGTGGTCGCCACCATCCCCATGCAATGGAACCATGGCCTGCCGGAAGAAGATGGTGTTTTTGACGCCCGCAGCACCGGGCAGGGCGCCATCCACACGCGCATCGCCGTGGTGGCCTATCCGCGCATCAGCAATCTCGACGAGTTCCAGCCGCTCAAGAACCTGCCCGGCGTGCACCTGGCCTGGGCGCGCAGCCCGGCCGAGCTGGAGGGCGCCGACTGGATCATCCTGCCCGGCAGCAAGGCCACGGCCGCGGACCTGGCCTGGCTGCGTGCCCAGGGGCTCGATGCCGCCATCGCCCAGCATGCCGCGCGCGGCGGCCGCGTGCTGGGCGTCTGCGGCGGCCTGCAGATGCTGGGCGAGGCGCTGATCGACACCCAGGGCGTGGACGGCAACGGTCCGGGCCTGGGCCTGCTGCCGCTGGTCACGAGCTTCGAGGCCACCAAGACCGTGCGCCTGACGCAGGCGCGCTTTGGCGCCGCGCAGGGCGCCTGGCAGGCGCTGGCGGGCGTGGCCGTGCAGGGCTACGAGATCCACCACGGCCAGACCGCACAGCACCCGGCCATGGCCGCCAAGGGCGACGTGGCGCGCGAGCTGATCCCCGGCCTGGCCTGGCAGAACCAGGGCGGCAACGTGCTCGGCCTGTACCTGCACGGCATGTTCGAGGATGCGGCCGTGCTGCGCGCGCTGTTTGGCGCCGGCGCGCCCACGCTGGACGCCGCGCTCGATGGCCTGGCCGGCTGCATCGCGCGGCACTTTGCGCCCGGGGTGCTGGACGCCCTGGCCGCGCATTGA
- the bluB gene encoding 5,6-dimethylbenzimidazole synthase — MNTDEAQATPGAHAFTPEARDAVYHAIFSRRDVRGQFLPTPVPDEVLSRILTAAHHAPSVGFMQPWNFLVVRAQDAKRRVHDAFARAHAEAADMFQDEKRAMYQRLKLEGILEAPVGICITCDRERTGPVVLGRTHMKTMDLYSSVCAVQNLWLAARAEGLGVGWVSIFHQADLQQALAIPRNITPIAYLCVGYVSHFHDRPELETAGWLPRLPMEELVYFEQWGRRDDRQPLVEHLRRDQAAAQRSRRAGAV, encoded by the coding sequence ATGAATACCGACGAGGCGCAAGCCACGCCAGGCGCGCACGCCTTTACACCCGAGGCCCGCGACGCCGTCTACCACGCCATTTTTTCGCGCCGTGACGTGCGCGGGCAGTTTCTGCCCACGCCCGTGCCCGACGAGGTGCTGAGCCGCATCCTCACCGCCGCGCACCATGCGCCCTCGGTGGGCTTCATGCAGCCCTGGAACTTCCTCGTGGTGCGCGCGCAGGACGCCAAGCGCCGCGTGCACGACGCCTTCGCCAGGGCCCATGCCGAGGCCGCCGACATGTTCCAGGACGAAAAACGCGCCATGTACCAGCGCCTCAAGCTCGAGGGCATTCTGGAGGCGCCCGTCGGCATCTGCATCACCTGCGACCGCGAGCGCACCGGGCCCGTGGTGCTGGGGCGCACCCACATGAAGACCATGGACCTGTACAGCAGCGTCTGCGCCGTGCAGAACCTGTGGCTGGCCGCGCGCGCCGAGGGGCTGGGCGTGGGCTGGGTCAGCATCTTTCACCAGGCCGACCTGCAGCAGGCGCTGGCCATCCCCAGGAACATCACCCCCATCGCCTACCTGTGCGTGGGCTATGTGAGCCATTTTCACGACCGGCCCGAGCTCGAGACCGCCGGCTGGCTGCCGCGCCTGCCCATGGAAGAGCTGGTGTACTTCGAGCAGTGGGGCCGGCGCGACGACCGGCAGCCGCTCGTCGAGCACCTGCGGCGCGACCAGGCCGCGGCGCAGCGCAGCCGGCGCGCCGGCGCGGTGTGA
- the cobT gene encoding nicotinate-nucleotide--dimethylbenzimidazole phosphoribosyltransferase — translation MTTPSTTSTSFTLPPIADLADPQLTVALQHRLDHKTKPLGALGRLEALALRLGQILGTDTPVLRAPQVLVCAADHGLAARGVSAYPSDVTWQMVENFLAGGAAVSVLARQHGLQLTVADCGVAREIPARAAAPGAPRLVSCRIAAGTQDASGGPAMSAAQCEQALANGMAIVRGLPGNVLLLGEMGIGNTSVASLLLARLAGVALADCVGAGTGLDETGIARKRAVLQRALDANAGATEPLAALAALGGFEVATLTGAVLQAAAERRVIVVDGFITSAAVLVAARLAPHVLQRCVFAHRSGERGHAFMLQALQAEPLLDMGLRLGEGSGAALAWPLLESACRVLREMASFESAGVAGPSES, via the coding sequence ATGACCACCCCATCGACTACCTCTACGTCCTTCACGCTGCCTCCGATTGCCGACCTCGCAGACCCGCAGCTCACGGTCGCCCTGCAGCACCGGCTGGACCACAAGACCAAGCCGCTGGGCGCACTCGGGCGCCTGGAGGCGCTCGCATTGCGCCTGGGCCAGATCCTGGGCACCGACACCCCCGTGCTGCGCGCGCCGCAGGTGCTGGTCTGCGCGGCCGACCATGGCCTGGCGGCGCGGGGCGTGTCCGCCTACCCAAGCGACGTGACCTGGCAGATGGTGGAGAACTTCCTCGCCGGCGGCGCTGCCGTGAGCGTGCTGGCACGCCAGCATGGCCTGCAGCTCACCGTGGCCGACTGCGGCGTGGCGCGCGAGATTCCCGCGCGCGCGGCCGCACCGGGGGCGCCGCGCCTGGTCAGCTGCCGCATTGCCGCGGGCACGCAGGACGCGAGCGGCGGCCCGGCCATGAGCGCCGCGCAGTGCGAGCAGGCGCTGGCCAACGGCATGGCCATCGTGCGCGGCCTGCCCGGCAATGTGCTGCTGCTGGGTGAGATGGGCATAGGCAACACCTCGGTGGCCTCGCTGCTGCTGGCGCGGCTCGCCGGCGTGGCGCTGGCCGACTGCGTGGGCGCCGGCACGGGGCTGGACGAGACGGGCATCGCACGCAAGCGCGCCGTGCTGCAGCGGGCGCTCGATGCCAACGCCGGTGCCACCGAGCCGCTGGCCGCGCTCGCGGCCCTGGGCGGGTTCGAGGTCGCCACGCTCACGGGCGCCGTGCTGCAGGCCGCGGCCGAGCGCCGCGTGATCGTGGTCGACGGCTTCATCACCAGCGCCGCCGTGCTGGTGGCCGCACGCCTGGCGCCCCATGTGCTGCAGCGCTGCGTGTTCGCCCACCGCTCGGGCGAGCGCGGCCATGCGTTCATGCTGCAGGCGCTGCAGGCCGAGCCGCTGCTGGACATGGGCCTGCGCCTGGGCGAAGGCTCGGGCGCCGCCCTGGCCTGGCCGCTGCTGGAATCGGCCTGCCGCGTGCTGCGCGAGATGGCGAGCTTCGAGAGCGCGGGTGTCGCCGGGCCCAGCGAGTCTTGA
- a CDS encoding macro domain-containing protein, whose translation MIKEVTGDILLSKADLLAHGISAQDPFDSGLALALRERWPSLVKDYRHDTRSNAIGAGEVWAWTGVQEGGGVRRIMNLVTQNTLGQGPTAKPGKASIENVRAALQNLARFVRQEQITSVALPRLATGVGGLEWDEVRPLITQYLGELGVPVIVYSTYRKDMQADEGL comes from the coding sequence ATGATCAAAGAAGTCACCGGCGACATCCTGCTCAGCAAGGCGGATCTGTTGGCACATGGCATTTCGGCCCAGGACCCCTTCGACAGCGGCCTGGCCCTGGCGCTGCGCGAGCGCTGGCCTTCGCTGGTCAAGGACTACCGCCACGACACGCGTTCCAACGCCATAGGCGCGGGCGAGGTCTGGGCGTGGACGGGCGTGCAGGAAGGCGGCGGCGTGCGCCGCATCATGAACCTGGTCACGCAGAACACGCTGGGCCAGGGCCCGACGGCAAAACCTGGCAAGGCCAGCATCGAAAACGTGCGCGCCGCGCTGCAGAACCTGGCCCGCTTCGTGCGCCAGGAGCAGATCACCAGCGTCGCCCTGCCGCGTCTGGCCACGGGTGTGGGCGGCCTGGAGTGGGACGAGGTCAGGCCGCTCATCACGCAATACCTGGGCGAGTTGGGCGTGCCCGTGATCGTCTACAGCACCTACCGCAAGGACATGCAGGCCGACGAAGGGCTGTGA
- the nth gene encoding endonuclease III, with the protein MKPRDIEAFFATLKAANPQPNTELEYTNVFELLAAVLLSAQATDVGVNKATCRLFPVANTPQAILDLGLEGLEGYIKTIGLYRTKAKNLLATCRILVEQHGGQVPRTREALEQLPGVGRKTANVVLNVAFGQPTMAVDTHIFRVSNRTGLAPGRNPLEVEQRLLERVPQQYLVDAHHWLILLGRYVCQARKPRCWECAVAPYCDYEPKTPAP; encoded by the coding sequence ATGAAGCCCCGCGATATAGAAGCCTTCTTCGCCACCCTCAAGGCCGCCAACCCCCAGCCCAATACCGAGCTGGAATACACCAATGTGTTCGAGCTGCTGGCCGCGGTACTGCTCTCGGCCCAGGCCACCGACGTGGGCGTGAACAAGGCCACGTGCCGGCTGTTCCCGGTGGCGAACACGCCCCAGGCCATCCTCGACCTGGGCCTGGAGGGCTTGGAGGGCTACATCAAGACCATAGGCCTGTACCGCACCAAGGCCAAGAACCTGCTGGCCACCTGCCGCATCCTGGTGGAGCAGCATGGCGGCCAGGTGCCGCGCACGCGCGAGGCGCTCGAGCAGTTGCCCGGCGTGGGGCGCAAGACGGCCAACGTGGTGCTCAACGTGGCCTTCGGCCAGCCCACCATGGCGGTGGACACGCATATCTTTCGCGTGTCCAACCGCACGGGCCTGGCGCCGGGCAGGAACCCGCTGGAGGTGGAGCAGCGCCTGCTCGAACGCGTGCCGCAGCAGTACCTGGTGGACGCGCACCACTGGCTGATCCTGCTGGGCCGCTATGTCTGCCAGGCGCGCAAGCCACGCTGCTGGGAATGCGCTGTGGCGCCCTATTGCGACTACGAGCCCAAGACGCCGGCGCCTTGA
- a CDS encoding PLP-dependent aminotransferase family protein, with translation MQFADRLDNVETSAIRELFKLLGKPGIISFAGGFPDSAMFDVEGIREASARALAEEPGAALQYGATEGYEPLRAQLSAFMSEKGARDVAPGELIVTTGSQQALDLLGKTMISPGDKVIVEGPTFLATIQCFRLYGAELISAPIDGDGVNTDALERLIAEHRPKLVYLIPTFGNPSGATLSLARRKKVLELAVKYQTLVVEDDPYGDLYFGEAPPPSLLALSHEVAGSRALLAHCGSLSKVLSPGLRVGWLIAAPELLAKATMCKQFSDAHTSTFAQATAAQYLKAGRMPATLAHVRAVYAERAQAMGDALRAELGAAVDFVQPRGGLFVWARLTGAGGVLADGNVLAKRAIDQGVAFVPGAPFFCAQPDPATLRLSFATADVAKIREGVARLGAALRG, from the coding sequence ATGCAATTTGCCGACCGTCTCGACAACGTAGAAACCTCCGCCATCCGCGAGCTGTTCAAGCTGCTGGGCAAGCCCGGCATCATCAGCTTTGCGGGCGGCTTTCCCGACAGCGCCATGTTCGACGTGGAGGGCATTCGCGAGGCCAGCGCCCGCGCCCTGGCCGAGGAGCCCGGCGCCGCACTGCAATACGGTGCCACCGAGGGCTACGAGCCGCTGCGCGCGCAGCTCTCGGCCTTCATGTCCGAAAAGGGCGCGCGGGACGTGGCCCCGGGCGAGCTCATCGTCACCACCGGCAGCCAGCAGGCGCTGGACCTGCTGGGCAAGACCATGATCAGCCCTGGGGACAAGGTGATCGTCGAGGGCCCGACGTTTCTCGCCACCATCCAGTGCTTTCGCCTCTATGGCGCCGAGCTCATCAGCGCGCCCATCGACGGCGATGGCGTGAACACGGATGCGCTGGAGCGGCTCATCGCCGAGCACCGGCCCAAGCTTGTGTACCTGATTCCCACCTTCGGCAACCCCAGTGGCGCCACGCTGAGTCTGGCGCGGCGCAAGAAGGTGCTGGAGCTGGCCGTCAAGTACCAGACGCTTGTCGTCGAGGACGATCCCTATGGCGACCTGTACTTTGGCGAGGCCCCGCCGCCCAGCCTGCTGGCGCTGTCGCACGAGGTGGCGGGCAGCCGCGCGCTGCTGGCGCATTGCGGCAGTCTGAGCAAGGTGCTCTCGCCCGGCCTGCGCGTGGGCTGGCTCATCGCCGCGCCCGAGCTCCTGGCCAAGGCCACCATGTGCAAGCAGTTCAGTGATGCCCACACCAGCACCTTTGCCCAGGCCACGGCGGCGCAATACCTCAAGGCCGGGCGCATGCCGGCCACGCTGGCCCATGTGCGCGCCGTGTACGCCGAGCGCGCCCAGGCCATGGGCGATGCGCTGCGCGCCGAACTGGGCGCGGCCGTGGACTTCGTCCAGCCACGCGGCGGCCTGTTCGTGTGGGCGCGCCTCACGGGTGCGGGCGGCGTGCTGGCCGACGGCAATGTGCTCGCCAAGCGCGCCATCGACCAGGGCGTGGCCTTTGTGCCGGGCGCGCCGTTCTTCTGCGCCCAGCCCGACCCGGCCACGCTGCGCCTGTCGTTCGCCACGGCCGATGTGGCGAAGATTCGCGAGGGCGTGGCGCGCCTGGGCGCTGCGCTGCGGGGCTGA
- a CDS encoding SlyX family protein, whose protein sequence is MDDARQRLEERLEALEVKVAFTEDMLDQLNLTIYRQQQQIEQLVREVVQLRQQQPEGGAAVRSLRDELPPHY, encoded by the coding sequence ATGGACGACGCACGGCAGAGGCTGGAAGAGCGCCTCGAGGCGCTGGAGGTCAAGGTGGCCTTCACCGAGGACATGCTCGACCAGCTCAACCTGACCATCTACCGCCAGCAGCAACAGATCGAGCAGCTCGTGCGCGAAGTGGTGCAGCTGCGCCAGCAGCAGCCCGAGGGTGGAGCGGCAGTGCGCAGCCTGCGCGACGAGCTGCCGCCGCATTATTGA
- the gltS gene encoding sodium/glutamate symporter — translation MQPVVLDGYYTLIVATIVLIVGRYLVQKVKLLNDFNIPEPVVGGLVAAVLLTIAHAMFGFVISIYGSLQTAMMLMFFSSIGLGADFSKLKAGGKPLVVLTIVVGIFILVQNITGITVATLFGMHPLTGLVTGSITLTGGHGTAAGWGPRLEEIGVTGATTLGIACATFGLVIGGLLGGPVARRLIAKHHLTNTRHTSSGATPDKQALDATGAEPALNEDGYIDVAQYPFENPEQVRLITAQSALETLSLFAVCLAVSSYISTFFSTNFPNAPITIPTFVWALATGVVVRNLVTPLFNFNVFDRCVDVIGNVALSLFLAMALLSLKLWELVDLAIPLLAILAVQTVVMAVFASVATFRAMGKDYDAAVVAAGHCGFGMGATPTAVANMQAITSKYGASHKAFLIIPLVGAFFVDIINATVLSIFTSLPFLR, via the coding sequence ATGCAACCCGTGGTACTTGATGGCTACTACACCTTGATCGTCGCCACGATCGTGCTCATCGTTGGCCGGTATTTGGTTCAGAAGGTCAAGCTTCTCAACGATTTCAACATCCCCGAGCCGGTGGTCGGCGGGCTTGTGGCAGCGGTTTTGCTGACCATTGCCCATGCCATGTTCGGCTTTGTCATCAGCATCTACGGCAGCCTGCAAACCGCCATGATGCTGATGTTTTTCTCCTCCATTGGCCTGGGTGCCGATTTCAGCAAGCTCAAGGCAGGTGGCAAACCCCTGGTGGTACTGACCATCGTGGTGGGTATTTTCATTCTGGTGCAGAACATCACCGGTATCACGGTGGCAACCCTGTTTGGCATGCACCCGCTGACCGGGCTGGTGACGGGCTCCATCACGCTGACCGGCGGGCATGGCACCGCCGCAGGCTGGGGGCCACGGCTTGAAGAAATCGGCGTTACCGGCGCAACGACGCTGGGCATTGCCTGCGCCACGTTTGGTTTGGTCATTGGCGGCTTGTTGGGCGGGCCAGTGGCCCGGCGCTTGATCGCCAAGCACCATCTGACCAACACGCGTCACACCTCCTCGGGTGCGACCCCGGACAAGCAGGCACTGGATGCCACCGGGGCCGAGCCTGCGCTCAACGAGGATGGCTACATCGATGTCGCCCAGTATCCATTCGAGAACCCGGAGCAAGTGCGCCTCATCACCGCACAGTCCGCGCTGGAGACCTTGAGCCTGTTCGCCGTCTGCCTGGCCGTCTCGTCCTATATCTCCACCTTCTTCTCGACCAACTTCCCCAACGCGCCCATCACCATTCCGACCTTCGTCTGGGCCTTGGCAACGGGTGTGGTGGTGCGCAATCTGGTCACGCCCCTGTTCAACTTCAACGTGTTCGACCGCTGCGTTGACGTGATCGGCAACGTCGCGCTGTCGCTATTTCTGGCCATGGCGCTGCTGTCGCTCAAGTTGTGGGAACTGGTGGATCTGGCGATTCCGTTGCTGGCGATTCTTGCCGTGCAAACCGTTGTGATGGCGGTGTTCGCCAGCGTGGCGACCTTCCGCGCCATGGGCAAGGACTACGATGCCGCCGTTGTCGCCGCGGGCCACTGTGGCTTCGGCATGGGCGCCACGCCCACGGCGGTGGCGAACATGCAGGCCATCACCTCCAAATACGGCGCTTCGCACAAGGCGTTTCTCATCATCCCGCTGGTTGGCGCATTCTTTGTCGACATCATCAACGCCACGGTGCTGTCGATCTTCACCTCCCTGCCGTTCCTGCGCTGA
- a CDS encoding CopD family protein produces MYPYIFALHVLAATVWTGGHLVLALTVLPRALRARNPQVLLDFEQGYERIGMPALAFQVASGLWMALQLVPDWVRWFNPDSALETAVAAKLLLLAGTALVAAHARLRVIPRLSAATLPLMAWHVAAVTLLSVGFVLTGISFRYGGL; encoded by the coding sequence ATGTATCCCTACATCTTTGCCCTGCATGTGCTGGCCGCCACCGTCTGGACCGGTGGCCATCTGGTGCTGGCCCTCACCGTGCTGCCGCGCGCGTTGCGCGCGCGCAATCCCCAGGTGCTGCTGGACTTCGAGCAGGGCTACGAAAGAATCGGCATGCCGGCGCTGGCGTTTCAGGTGGCCTCCGGCCTGTGGATGGCGCTGCAGCTCGTGCCCGACTGGGTGCGCTGGTTCAACCCCGATTCGGCGCTGGAGACGGCCGTGGCCGCCAAGCTGCTGCTGCTGGCCGGCACGGCGCTGGTGGCCGCGCATGCGCGTCTGCGCGTGATCCCGCGCCTGAGCGCCGCCACGCTGCCGCTCATGGCCTGGCATGTGGCGGCCGTCACGCTGCTGTCGGTGGGCTTTGTGCTCACGGGCATCAGCTTCCGCTACGGCGGGCTGTGA
- a CDS encoding DUF3820 family protein has translation MEIAGCTPERLALLFTREMPFGKHRGTVIAELPANYLHWFAREGFPRGEIGQLLALMYEIDLNGLRDLLAPLRRSVQPK, from the coding sequence ATGGAGATCGCGGGCTGCACGCCCGAGCGGCTGGCGCTGCTGTTCACGCGCGAGATGCCGTTCGGCAAGCACCGCGGCACGGTGATTGCCGAGCTGCCGGCCAACTACCTGCACTGGTTTGCGCGCGAGGGCTTTCCGCGCGGCGAGATCGGGCAGCTTCTTGCGCTGATGTACGAGATAGACCTCAACGGCCTGCGCGACCTGCTCGCGCCGCTGCGCAGGTCGGTTCAGCCGAAATAG
- a CDS encoding group III truncated hemoglobin, which produces MDTATQTKRPLDVAGITALVHGFYADVRADAQLGPLFDRVIEPHWDAHLARMVDFWSTVMLGARSFKGDVFGKHMAVDGVEPEHFAIWLRLWGRQTDALFEPEVARELQQAARGIARNLFRGYFG; this is translated from the coding sequence ATGGACACGGCAACACAGACCAAACGCCCGCTCGATGTGGCGGGCATCACCGCGCTGGTGCATGGCTTCTACGCCGACGTGCGCGCCGACGCCCAGCTCGGCCCCCTGTTCGACCGCGTCATAGAGCCGCACTGGGACGCTCATCTGGCGCGCATGGTGGACTTCTGGAGCACGGTGATGCTGGGCGCGCGCAGCTTCAAAGGCGACGTGTTCGGCAAGCACATGGCCGTCGATGGCGTGGAGCCCGAGCATTTCGCCATCTGGCTGCGCCTTTGGGGCCGGCAGACCGATGCGCTGTTCGAGCCCGAGGTGGCGCGCGAGCTGCAGCAGGCGGCGCGCGGCATTGCGCGCAACCTGTTTCGCGGCTATTTCGGCTGA
- the ytfE gene encoding iron-sulfur cluster repair protein YtfE has translation MSLIDSSQAIGQIAVQLPGATAVFRRLKLDFCCGGHISLEQAAGDKGLDLQAVVDELSALQRPSELPDTGTPSELIDHIVARYHEVHRAQLPELIRMARRVEAVHRENPHTPRGLADALEAMEQELTLHMHKEEAVLFPMLRAGGNSFVSQPIAMMRHEHTDHGEALEHIARLTNDITPPAEACNTWRALYSGLAQLNDDLINHIHLENNVLFPQFEARTEQAGCGSGCGCS, from the coding sequence ATGAGCCTCATCGATTCCAGCCAGGCCATTGGCCAGATCGCCGTGCAACTGCCCGGCGCGACCGCGGTGTTTCGCCGCCTGAAGCTTGATTTCTGCTGCGGCGGCCATATCAGCCTGGAGCAGGCCGCCGGCGACAAGGGCCTGGACCTGCAGGCCGTGGTCGACGAGCTGTCGGCGCTGCAGCGCCCGAGCGAGCTGCCCGACACGGGCACGCCCTCCGAGCTCATCGACCACATCGTCGCCCGCTACCACGAGGTGCACCGCGCCCAGCTGCCCGAGCTGATCCGCATGGCACGCCGTGTGGAGGCCGTGCACCGCGAGAACCCCCACACCCCGCGTGGGCTGGCCGACGCGCTCGAGGCCATGGAGCAGGAGCTGACCCTGCACATGCACAAGGAAGAGGCCGTGCTCTTCCCCATGCTGCGCGCCGGCGGCAACAGCTTCGTGAGCCAGCCCATCGCCATGATGCGCCACGAGCACACCGACCATGGCGAGGCCCTGGAACACATCGCCCGGCTGACCAACGACATCACGCCCCCGGCCGAGGCCTGCAACACCTGGCGCGCGCTGTACTCGGGCCTGGCGCAGCTCAATGACGACCTGATCAACCACATCCACCTCGAGAACAACGTACTGTTCCCGCAGTTCGAGGCCAGGACCGAGCAGGCCGGCTGCGGCTCGGGCTGCGGCTGCAGCTGA
- a CDS encoding Rrf2 family transcriptional regulator yields the protein MRLTQWTDYALRVLMYCAACQDREQPVTISEVAEAHAISRSHLTKIVQQLAAQGLLDTTRGRGGGMRLMRPANEINVGAIVRMTETDFDMVECFNPELNQCRMSSHCRLQGVLADATRAYLAVLDALSVADLVAPLPAAAQAGRAAVQPVRWVPGLPQVLRGF from the coding sequence ATGCGACTGACCCAGTGGACCGACTACGCGCTGCGCGTGCTGATGTACTGCGCGGCCTGCCAGGATCGCGAGCAGCCCGTGACCATCAGCGAGGTGGCCGAGGCGCATGCCATCTCGCGCAGCCATCTGACCAAGATCGTGCAGCAGCTTGCCGCCCAGGGGCTGCTGGACACCACGCGCGGGCGCGGTGGCGGCATGCGCCTGATGCGGCCTGCCAATGAGATCAATGTGGGCGCCATCGTGCGCATGACCGAGACCGACTTCGACATGGTCGAGTGCTTCAACCCCGAGTTGAACCAGTGCCGCATGAGCAGCCATTGCCGCCTGCAGGGCGTGCTGGCCGACGCCACGCGCGCCTACCTGGCGGTGCTGGACGCACTGAGCGTGGCCGATCTCGTGGCCCCGCTGCCCGCCGCAGCACAAGCGGGCAGGGCGGCGGTCCAGCCCGTGCGCTGGGTGCCGGGCCTGCCGCAGGTTCTGCGCGGCTTCTAA